The genome window ATGATTTTTACTTTTTTTAATGAATTATTTTTTTTTGAAATTTTATTTATTCGGCAATGAGAGGAGGTGCTGTTTTGTTTCATCATTACTATTTTTAATATTTTATTTCTCATTGCTGACATTTTTTTTTATTCGTTTAAAGAGCTGGAGTATGCTATGTTTTGTTTCATGAGCATAAAAAGGTGAGTGTTTAGCAATAGCAAGGCTTTGATAAAAAATACAACCCGTATGGGTGGAGATTTTTTATCAAATCTGAAGGACCGGGCCTTGCTATTGCGTTATGAACACGGAGTTACCTTTGCTCGTGAAATAAGACAAAAGCATACTGGTTTTTGAATACAAAAATGAAGGGGAAGTAATGAGAATTGTATTGAGTAACGGTTTTAAGGAGTTAGAAAAACTCATTAATGCCTCAAAATATCTAAAGCCTTTTAAAAGATAAGTTAGCCATTAGATTGGCTTGTAAAGGATATATTGTTGGAATCGTATATGATTTCTAAGACCCACCTGTTAGATACAGTACTGCCCCCCCTTCAAAAGGCATAATATTAAAATCAAAGAAAACTAAACGATTCAGATTCAGGATTTATTCGACAGCATGAAATTGTAACTTTTAATGGAAAGGAAGAACCATTTATAGAAGATTGGGCATTGCTAAAAAGATGTAATTAGATGGATTTGGCTCTAAAGAACTCATGGGATGGTTGCAGAAATAGACTTACAAAGCTGTATTGAATTTGTGTATTTGCAAAAAGCTTTTGCTTCTGTATTGAAACTAAAAGTTCAGTTTTAGTTATTTTTTTGATTCCCGATAAAAAATAATGGAAGACTCAACGATATGGCACTTGAAATGGAAGTTCTTATGAAGTTAGATTCAAATAGCTTTAAAATCAGTTTATTGTGATTAATTTTGAATTACTAATTATGATTATTAAAATAGTTATTACATAAATACCATAAATAATTTAAGAAAGAAGGACGTGATAGTCTGGTCCGTTTTAATTGCAATTGTGCGCGCGGAATATGACTCTTATGAGAAAATATTCTTTAATAGAGGCATAAAAATATTGCGATATTTTTTAAAAATAATAAAAAAGCCCTGCGTGTGTCAGCATCAACAGGGCTTTAAACTGACCAATTCTTAAATAAATTCAGGACACTTTTTAACGAATATACTCTCTGAATGGCAGTATTTTTTTAGAATACCCTGATTAAAGAACTATTCAGGGTATTCAGGCCAATTTATGGAAATGGAAAAAACTTATTATGACTTAAGTTTTAATTTAAATTGGCATTAAAATGTTTAAAAAAGACCTTTTATGAATTCATAATTCTTTTCTAATCTGTTTTCTTCGTTGTTTAGCTCTTTTGATTTTAAAATTTGCAATGTTGTCGATTTGATTTTTATCAAAAATACAATAGATGCAAAAACGAATACTATAATTATAATGGCGAAAAATTGTGTCATAGTTTATTGTTTTAAAACGTTTATTTAATTCAACTGGTTTGATACTGTATGTGTCTTTTTTTCTGTGAAGGAAACCATCTCGTTGACTTTTTTATTTGGTTTTTTTGGATGATTATTGGTGCTAATCATAATAGCCGTAAAAATTAAAAAGACAAAAACAGGGAACATAAAAAACACTTTTGACATACAAAATTTGATTTTATAATTATTTAATAGTTAAAATATACTCAGCAAGCTGATCTAACTGTTCTTGATTGAGTTGCGATTCAAAACCAGGCATTTGAATATAATCTGGACGTTTCTTTCCTGGAGTTTTAATCCATTTTTGTAAATCAGCTATGTTTCCTTTGTAAATTTTTGCCATTTCCAGCACTGGCGGTCCCACTAGCCTTACATCTGTTTTATGACAAGCTGCACAGTATTGACTAAATACTGCTTTTCCTTTGTCGGCTACAGATAAATCGGCGGTATTTTCTTGTGCTTGTGCTTCTTTGCTTTTAGCAATAGCTTCTTTCTTGATTTGTTGAAATTCTTCGGTTTTTAGTTTTACTAATTCTCTGTGTTTTTCTAGAGCATTCATTCGGTAAATCTGACGACCGGAACCCATAAAAACAACAGTAATAGTCATTAGAATCAATACTTTTTTGAAATCTTTGTCTATGGCAGCTTCATCTCCTTTTATTCCTTTCCACATCATCCACATAGCCGGAAGCGCAATGGCAGCTCCTGTGAATATTACTGCTACTAGATTCCATCCCAATCCTTTTGATGGTAATGTTAGTAATACCAATGGGCCAATCAAGAACTGAACTACCGATGCAACTAATGTTAAGGAATACCCTTTTTTCTTTAATTCATATCGGGTAAAAGTCGGGAAAATAGTTTCGAATGGATAATTTTTTCTACCCATATACCAATGCAAGAATAAACCTGTGATGGATAAAGAGGCGAAAATGAAATGGAAATATCTTGGAAAAACATTTGGCAAAGTCATTGCACTGAAAAAGCCTTTTACCAATGCCCATTTCTCTGGGAAGAGCATCAAATTGATATTCGTCAAGAAAATAAACGGAATAAACATAAAGATCACAACCGCCAAAGCCAAGATTGAAATATGAATGGCTTTATGGTTTTCTAAAATCTTCCAAGTGTATTTATGCAGATAAGTTAATAGAAAAGCTACGGTAACCAAAGGAATTACGGCTAACCACATTAAACCTGTCAGTGCATTTGCCGAATAGAAATATACGGTGTAAAGCACGTTGATACTCAATAATGGAGCAATTCCCATTACGACCGCCATACTTTTGTTTACGGTTATTGTCGCCGCTATTTCGTGGGCTAATACATCATATTCTTTGTTTTTCAGCCCTTTTATTTGTGACCAAAGGGTTAGCAATGATCCTCCAACCATTAGATTCACAAATAGAATATGTACTAGAAAGGAAACGACAAGTATGATTATCAATAGCCATTCGGGTAAAGGCAATGGCAGTGGAATGTCTTTTGGAACAGGTGTTACGCTTTGTAATGCGATAAATAAACTAGTCAACATCTTATTTGTTTTTATTAATTAGAGCCGAAGCTGTATTGTTTGGATTTATGGAAACGCCTTCTTCTTGGGCACCTTCCAGAACATCGCCTGTCCGCTGTAAATAGCTGATGTAAGTTGCCAAGGCTTCGGCTTCTTTTTCATTTCCGGGAAATTCAGGCATAAAAGTTCGTCCGTTGTGCATATTAGGCATATAGGCGGCCATTGCGTCAATGTTAAGAGGTTTTCCATTGCCGCTATACATTCTGTCAAAAACATATACAACACTATTGACACCTTGGGCTGTATGACAACGACTGCAAGCTATGATGAAAACATTTTTTCCTGCTTCGACTTTGTTGTCTTCGGTAACTTCATTTACAGAGGTGTAAGTGGCGTGTTTTAAAATTCCATCTTGTTTATAAACCACATAATCGTCTTTTAGCAAAAGATTGGAATACATATATTGGCTGATTACATACGGTTTTCGAATAAATTCACGTACACGTTCGAAAAACCCGAGGTAAGCCATAGCAGTAATAACGGGTATAATAACAAGATACGGTTTTAGTAATTTTGTTTTATAGATTCCAATAAATGCGATAATCAAAGTAAGAGCTACTCCTCCAAAAGCAAAATACATTAGTAGATTGTAGTATTGCGCAAAAGCGATAGTTCCTACTGCTGTACTCAAATTTTCGGTCATTGCATCTGGCATTGCCCGGTAGTACATATAGGCTGCAACTAGTGAGAGCGGTGCCCAAAACAATAACCATTTTGAAGCATATTTTACGGCATTAATTCTAATTTCGGTTCCAGCTTTTGTAAATAATGTAATTAAAAACATTCCGAAGATACCAGCCACAAGCATTGCTGTTGGGGTTCTGAAAAAGAGCTGGGGTAGATATATTGGATTAGTGAAACCGTTTAGTAAAGTATGATTGGTTTCCCAGTTCCCTGGATCCATCATAAAACCAAGTATGGAAACAATTATTGCCATTGTTATCCAAGAAAATAAACTCAAATACCATCCAAATTTAATATGACGCAATTTTGCTCTTAAAGTGGTATTACTGTTTTTCCAAGTCAGGAAATAAATCATAATCAAAACAACTTCGGTAACAAAAACCAGCCATTCTGTAAACCAAGCCCAGTAAAAAACCCGAATTAAACTTCCGATAGATGCAGGACTCACAAGTGCCACCGAAAACCATATTCCAACACCCGTCATTGCGCCGATGGTTGTAGTAATAATAAAAGCGACTTTCATTATTTTATACACCATATTGTCCCATTCCATATCGGTGATTTGGTCTTTACCGCTTCGGGAAACGCCTCGTTGTTCGAGCCAAGTTACAAATGGCATAAAACCAACAGCTAGTCCGTGATTAATAATAACGTGTAGAATGGCGATGATTGCAATTAGCATTCGATTATTGAGCCAGTCTAAATGAAACATTGGAAAATCCATAATAACATAAATTTGATTCCGCAAATTTCAGTCAGAGCTCATTATTTTACTAAAAATAATTAAGCAGAATATTTAGAAAAACGTTCCTGATTAGTTTGATAAAAATGCTTTTTTTACAGGTATTTACACTTTGTAATTTAGATTTTCAATCCAATCGTATCGTTTTTTAGTTATATATGGGATTATATTTTGAAAGATTAAGTTTGAGGATTACTTTCGCTTCAAAAAAACAATTGAAATTACTGCTCTCCATAAGCTTAACAATCATCTTGTTTCTAAATTTATTTAGTAGTGCATTCGTGTACACACTATTCAAAATCAACCAAGACGAAATTGCCAAAACACTTTGTGTATTGAGAGAACAAAAAAACAATACCTGTAATGGAAATTGTGTTTTAAAAGCAGAATTAAAAAAACAAGCCGAAAAAGAAGAGAAAAACACCACTCTTTTAAAAGAAAAAATAGAGAGTATTTATACGATTACTGAAAACGAATACAACCTTCCCTTTATTAAACTTCCGTCGATAACTAAAATATCGATTTTCTGTAAAATTGCAAAAACAAAATCCATTTTTTTTACTATTTTTCGTCCACCAATTGCATAATTATAGTATTTAATTACCATTTCAAATATCTTGAAATGTAACTTTTGTTGGCTTTTTGCGAACAAAACAATTATTAATATTTATAATTATCAAAATGAAATCACAGATTGCTACGCCTGTTCGCCAATATGGCTCGGGTCACGAATTCCGCTTACAAAATAAAGTAAGTATGAGTAAATATATACTTTTCGTCCTAATTTTTATTGGGCAATTTTCCTTTTCACAAAACATAACAGGAACAATCAAATCTCAAGCTGGCCAAGTGGTGCCTTTTGCCAATGTTAGTGTGCTTAATAGTGCTACTGGAACGGTTGCCGACAAAGAAGGCAATTTTAGTCTAAACCTAAAAAAAGGCAATTATCAAATTCAGGTTACTGCCGTAGGTTTTGCATCAAAAGTGCAACAACTTAAAGCTACAGACCAATCACAAACGGTTGAAGTAACGTTATCAGCCAATACACAAGCATTGGACGAAGTTATAGTTACTGCCGATAAAGTTGAAACAAACATACAAAAAACACCAATAGCCATCACTTCTTTAAATGCCAAGCAGTTAGAAAATTACCGAGTATGGACTATCACCGACCTTACTGCATTGGCTCCGAGTACTTTTACGGTAGAACACGGAAATACCACAGGGTCTAATTTTTTAAATATTCGTGGTGCTATGGGCTTTTCAAATGACCAAGCAGTGGCTACTTATGTCGATGGCGTTTATCAATTTGATTATTTTTCTGCACCGCTCAATTTCAGTAATATAGAGAGAGTAGAAATTTTACGTGGACCACAAGGAACGCTCTATGGCAGAAATGCCTTTGGAGGTGTACTCAATGTCATTACTAAAAGACCTATAAACCAAACAAGCGGATTTGCCACAATGGATTTTGGCAATTATGGGCAACAGCGTTATAGTGTAGGTTTTAACGCACCACTAATAAAAAATAAATTATTTGTGAATGCAGGTTTGCAATCCAACGCTCGTGGCGCTATTTATTCAAACCCTACATTAAACACCCAAGATTTCGACCACCACAACGCATATACCGGAAATGTGAACCTAAAATATCTTGTATCGGATAAATGGACAATCGATTGGAATACTAGGTATGAAAACGACAAAGACAAGGGTGGATACCCTTGGGCAGCTACCTATGAATCGGCAATTGCCAACCCTTATACGGCTTTCGGAAATTGGGATAATACCGAACGCAGAACCAATTTCAACACGGATTTAGCAGTAAAATATTATGGAAAGGACTTTAATTTTACATCTATTTCTTCTTTTGTAGATTATCATATTTGGATTCCGGGAAGATTTGATTTTGATTTTACTGCTGACCGACTTATTAGTGGTACCACTTGGTCAAAACAAAATCAATTGACGCAGGAATTTCGCTTTTCTTCTCCTGCAAATGCCGGTAAGTTAAAATGGACTGCAGGTTCTTATTTATTCGGAGAGAAATCCAAGAATGGTAGCACTACTTATTTTGATGAAGACTATGCATTATTTGATCCTAATGCTCCTTATTCTTCTATCAGCAATGGCAAAAGAGATGCTTATGGCGTGGCGTTTTTTGGGCAAGCTACTTATGCTTTTACACCAAAATTTGATGTTACTGTTGGTGCCAGATATGATATAGAGCACCGAGAACTTACTCAAAACTCCGAGTTTGAAAAAGATGGTGTCGTAATGCCTGTAACCGAGGATAGTACTGTTAAGAAAACTTTTAACGCCTTTACACCAAAAGTTATTTTGAGCAACAGATTGACCGAGAATACTATGGTTTATGGATCTTATGCAAAAGGATTTAGAGTAGGAGGATTTAATTTTGGCAGTACGACGAACCCAACTTACAAACCTGAAAATTCAGATAATTATGAAATAGGTACCAAAAACAATTTGTGGAATAATAAATTAAAATTAAACCTGACCGCATTTTATTTTCAGCAAAAAGACCAACAGGTATCTACCTCACAAGACGGTGTAAACTATGCTACGCTAAATGTTGGCGATATGGATAATTACGGATTAGAATTAGAAACATCTGTAATTCCTGTCAAAAATTTGCAAATAGATTGGACAGCCAGTACTTCGCATAGCGAATACAAAAAACTGGAACTTTTTGATGCAGCTACCAATACTGTAATAGATTATAAAGGTAACAAGGCAATTAATAATCCTGCGGTGCTGTCTATGTTTGCCGCTCAATATGATGTGCCTTTTTCTAAATCATCTCAAAACTTCAAAGCATTTATAAGAGGAGAATATAAATATGTAGGAGAATATAAATTGGATTTTGTAAATGCTTACCACCAGGGTTCTTATAATATGCTCAATGCCAGAGCGGGTATTACCAGTAAGCATTTAGACATTGCATTGTGGGCACGTAACCTAACCGATGTGCGTTATATGGCTTTTGGTTACGGAGCTTATATGATGGGGACTCCAAGAATGTGGGGTGTAACATTGACAGGGAAATTCTAAAAAATATTGGGAGTTGGTAAAATATTTTGCCAACTCCATTAAAAAAATAACGATTATGAGAGCCATTTTTATAAATCTAATGCTACTGACATTATTGTTTGGATGTAAAGAAAATGACAATAACGATGCTCCTAAAAAAATAGAGAAACTATCGGAAAACGATAAAGTTATAAAGTCAAAAATTACCGATACCATTACCGCTGAAAATCATTCAGAAATAATGGATATGATTCTGGGTAAACCCAAACAACAGATAAAATCTATTGGAATTTTAGTTTATGATGGAGTTAATGATTTGGATTTTAGTGGTCCAAAATATGTTTTGGGACAAACAGGAAACAAAGTACAATTAATAGCTATAAAGCCTGGGAATGTTACAACGGTAATGGGAACGCAAATTGTTCCCAACACAACAATTGACCAAGTAAAACAGTTGGACATTTTGGTTATTCCTGGGGGATTCAAAGGAACTATTGAAGCGGCGTATAATGAAAAACTGCACGATTGGATTAGAATGATTGATAAAAATTCAAAATATACTTGTGGGGTTTGTACAGGGGTTTGGGTACTTGGTGCCACAGGATTATTAAAAGACAAATTCGCCGTTACCAATTGGTATAACGAAGATAAATTCCTGGAAAAATACGGTGCAAAACCTGCACACAAAAGATATACCAATGATGGAAAATATTGGACATCGGCTGGAGTTACCGCAGGAATGGATATGGCATTGGCAATTGTTAATGATAATTGGGGCGAAAAATACACCCAAGGTATAATGTTGGATATGGAATATGATCCACATCCGCCAATTGAAGGGGGAACTCCAGAAAAAACAGGTTTTTTAGTCGAATGGATGATGAATGCTATGTATGATGCAGGTGTAAACCCTATTGTTGACAGTCTGGAAAAGGTTAAAAAGAACAAACTAAAATATAAATAATTATGAAATCACAGATTCACGAACTCCAAAAATTGAATAGAATTAGCGTGAGTAAAAAAATACTCTATGTGATTTTAGCATCAATAACCTTGTTTAGCTGCAATAATTCTGCAAAAGAAAATCCAGAGCAAAAGCCCGCCACTCACGAAGAAATAATGAGCCGTTTGGATAAGCCAAAACTAAATATCAAAACAGTTGGTATTTTGCTGTATGATAATTTTTCGACAATGGATGCAATGGGGCCCTATCAAGTATTAAGTGAAATGATGGGAACGCAGGTTTTTTTTGTAAGTAAGCACAAAGGAATTATAAAAAATAGTAGCGGAATAAAAATTCAGGTAGACCGTGATTTTTCGGACACTAAAAATCTTGACATTCTTCTTATTCCGGGTGGAGGTACAGAAACATTATTACTTACAAAAGATACCGAAACTTTAGATTGGATAAGAAAAATTGATAAAACAACCCAATTTACAACAAGTGTTTGTAATGGTGCTTGGATACTTGGAGCCACAGGATTATTGAAAGATAAAAACGCAACAAGCCATTGGTACAATGCCAAAGAAATGCTAACAATGTATGGTGCCAATTTTCAACAAAAACGCTGGGTTAGAGATGGCAAATATTGGACTAGTGCAGGCATCACAGCAGGTATTGATATGAGTCTTGCCATTGTTCAGGAAGTTCGTGGCGATAACTATTTGAAAATAACAATGCTAGATTTAGAATATGATCCAAAACCACCATTACAAGGAGGTTCGGTAACAAATACCGACAAAGAAACTGTAAAAATGATGAAAGAAATGTAAGATTCAATGTTTGGACCTGTATTGGACAGTATAAAAAAGGGAAAGTAAAATAGCTTCTTTAAAAGAGTAAAATAGTAGCGTAAAAATTTCAATCCGTATTGGAATAACTTTTCATTGTTATACCAAAATGAAAAAGTGCTTTCACTCTAATAAAATTATAATTATAAAATTACAAAATGAAAAAAAAAATTTTTATCGCGGTGGCTTTAGTAGCTTCATTGCAAATTTATGCACAAGAAAAGGACAGCATAGAAAAAAAATATACCCTAATGGACGAAGTGATTATTGAAGGAGTCCGAAAGTTTAAGGACGTTTCAAGCGAATTGGCTTCAAAACTTCCAATTAAAAATTTAGAAAATCCGCAGGTTACCGCTTCGGTTTCGCCACAGCTCATTAAAAATAGAAATTTTTACACTCAAGGCGAAATGCTACAAAATGCCACTGGTGTTGCCCCTAGCTGGGCAGGTATTTCCCCATATTATTCCATTAGAGGATTTCGTACGCGTTCGAGTTTCAGAAATGGGGTTAATGGTTATGTAGCATCTGATATAGATCCTGTCAGCTTAGCCCAGTTAGAGGTTATCAAGGGGCCAAGTGCCGTAATTTTCGGCGGCGGTGGGGCTACAATGATAACTTTTGGCGGACTCATTAATCGTATTACCGTAAAACCGCAGCATATGGCATTTGCCAATATTAGTGTGTCGGGTGGTTCTTATGATCTGCAAAGGGCAACAGTTGATATTAACAGTCCCCTTGACAAAGACGGGAAGATTCTAGCCAGACTAACCGGGGCTTATACTTACAAAGGCTCTTTTCAGGATCAGGGTTTTTCAAAAACTTTTTTTGCTGCTCCAAGTATTTCTTATCAGGTTAATGATCAAATGAAGATTCAGCTGGATGCCGAAATTTTAAACAAAACGGCTACTAATAACCCACTGTACCAAGTGGCTTTAGGCAGTGCTAAATCGTCTGAGGAACTGAATTTGGATTACTTTCGTTCTTTCCAGGATAATACTGTAATTTTGAACAATAAGGCAGTAAATATTTATGGAAAAATTACTAATCAGCTTTCACCAAACTGGAAATCTGAAACCAATTTAATTTCAGTTAATAATAAAACTCCAGGAGATTATATACGACTGCGATTGGATGATAACAGCCAAAATGTTACCCGAAGAGTGTACAGAATGTACCCGGAAAATATTACCAGCCAGCAAATTCAACAAGATTTTGTTGGAAATTTCAATATTGGAAAAATAAAAAACCGACTTGTTACTGGAGTTGAATATTACCATTATCTCTATGCTATCAGTAGTAAATCTATGAATTTCACTAAAGTTCCAGCAACTGGAATTGATGGTCAAAATGCTCTTTTTAATAATGAATACATTGCTTCTCAATTGGCTTCAAAACCGTATGGAGAAAATTATAAGGCAGTTCAGGATCATTATTCATTTTATATTTCGGATGTTATTAATCCCCTTGAGAATCTTAGCCTGATGTTGAGCGCAAGAATAAATCATATTGACAACAAAGGAACGCAGGATTTATTAACAGCCACCACAACTGCTGATTACAAACAGACTGCTATTTCTCCAAAATTGGGAATTAATTATCAAATCATTCCTCAAAAAATTTCATTATTTGCTAATTATATGAATGGTTTTCAAGCCCAAGCACCTCAATCAGTAAATGGTGAGATGACCAATTTTCAGCCCGTTTATGGAAATCAATGGGAATCGGGAGTTAAAATATCTCTGCAAAAGAACTTATTGGATGCCGTTTTGAGTTATTATAGTATAGATGTAACCAATGTGGTAAGGCAAGATCCAAATAATACCGCCTCTTATTTACAAGATGGTGAGCAGCGTAGTAAAGGTTTTGAAGCTGATTTAGAATCAAATCCAATCAAAGGATTGTTTCTGCATACAGGTTTTGCTTATAACGACAGTGAACTTATCGTTTCAGATGCACTTACTCAAGGTTTAAGACCTGTAGATGCGGGTCCTAAACTTTCCGGAACCTGGTACATCAATTATGCTCCGCAGTCAAAAAGTTTAAACGGTTTTTCTTTAGGCTTGGGCGGGAGTCATTATGGTAAAGACTTAATTATCAATAATACTAATGGTTCTTTTTCTACAGATGCTTACACCTTAATCAATTCTGTTTTAAGTTTTGAAAAAGCAGGATATGTTTTTTCTCTTTCTGCTAATAACCTGCTTAACGAGCACTATTGGTATGGAGGCCGTGGTATGATTACGCCAGGAATGCTGCGTGAGGTTATCTTATCTTTTAAATTGAAATTATAAAGCTTTATTTTTAAACTTAAAGTGAAAAAAATCACAAAAATATCATTTAAGATTCACAGTTACCTCGGATTAATTTTCGGGGTACTGTATCTTTTTTTCGGAATTTCGGGTGCATTACTGGTTTTTCAAAAAGAGATCGAATATTTCAATAACCCGCCAATGCACTACTGTGCAAAGGGAAGCAATTCCATTTCATTAAACGAGATGTATCATAAAGTTTCAGAAAGGTATCCTGAAGCACGACAGATTATGCTGCATACTTTTCCAAGAAATACGTGTGATAGCTATGAATTTATGATTTATAATTATCAGGATAATGTGGCTCATAATTATCTCTACTGCTGTATGGTTGATCCTTATAGCGGGGAAATTATAAAAGAAGGCGATTTTAGCTCCTTTCATTCCCCATTTTTTCGCTGGCTCTATCTGGCGCACTATTCGCTTTTAATTGATAAACCAGGCAGACTCATAACGGCTATTGCTGCAATTGCTTTATTGATAAACTTAATTACCGGTGTGATCATTTATCGTAAAAAAATATTTACTACACTTATATTCAAAGAGAAGTTAAATCGTAAATCTGCCAGAACCTTTAATTCATCGCTCCACAGGGCTATCGGCGTCTGGACTTTGATGCTTAATTTTATTCTGTTTTTTACCGGTTTCTGGATGAATAAAAGTCTTTTTTTACCCGCAGAATGGGAAATAACTCCCCAAAAAGAACAGCATTACAAGGTAAAAGCAAATATTGATCAAGTGATTAAAAATGCAAAGGAAATTCGGAATTTCAATCCAATAGCTGTAAAAATAGCTAATGATAAAAACACTGAAATAGTAGTAAGTGGTGAGTTTTCGGATACCAAAAATCCGCTTTATTTTGGTAAAGGCAGTGACGTTTATTATGACCGTGATAGTGGAAATTGGCTAAAAACAATACGGATTGAAGAAAAAACATTTTCTGACCGTTTTTATTGGATGATGAAACAGCTTCACCGAGGTGATTATGATAATATTTTTATCAAAATTCTTTATGTATTTGCCGGGTTTAGTCCCGCAATCCTTTCCATTACGGGATTTTTTCTTTGGAAAAGAAAAGGCAGAAAACAAAGGGATTAATGGTATAAAATCTGGTATTTATACTATTTCTTAAAGTACCTAAAATGTTTATCAAATACACAGTAGTTCGGTTTTCTATTTTTTACAAATAAAAAAAGTGTGAGTTTATGTAAGCTCTCACTTTTTTTATTTACATTTTTTAGGATAGTTTCAAAATTGTAAACGTTCCTGCTTTTTTTATTTTACTGCTTCGCCAAATATTCTTCTGGTTTCATCAAGAATTCG of Flavobacterium marginilacus contains these proteins:
- a CDS encoding c-type cytochrome, whose translation is MLTSLFIALQSVTPVPKDIPLPLPLPEWLLIIILVVSFLVHILFVNLMVGGSLLTLWSQIKGLKNKEYDVLAHEIAATITVNKSMAVVMGIAPLLSINVLYTVYFYSANALTGLMWLAVIPLVTVAFLLTYLHKYTWKILENHKAIHISILALAVVIFMFIPFIFLTNINLMLFPEKWALVKGFFSAMTLPNVFPRYFHFIFASLSITGLFLHWYMGRKNYPFETIFPTFTRYELKKKGYSLTLVASVVQFLIGPLVLLTLPSKGLGWNLVAVIFTGAAIALPAMWMMWKGIKGDEAAIDKDFKKVLILMTITVVFMGSGRQIYRMNALEKHRELVKLKTEEFQQIKKEAIAKSKEAQAQENTADLSVADKGKAVFSQYCAACHKTDVRLVGPPVLEMAKIYKGNIADLQKWIKTPGKKRPDYIQMPGFESQLNQEQLDQLAEYILTIK
- a CDS encoding c-type cytochrome; the encoded protein is MDFPMFHLDWLNNRMLIAIIAILHVIINHGLAVGFMPFVTWLEQRGVSRSGKDQITDMEWDNMVYKIMKVAFIITTTIGAMTGVGIWFSVALVSPASIGSLIRVFYWAWFTEWLVFVTEVVLIMIYFLTWKNSNTTLRAKLRHIKFGWYLSLFSWITMAIIVSILGFMMDPGNWETNHTLLNGFTNPIYLPQLFFRTPTAMLVAGIFGMFLITLFTKAGTEIRINAVKYASKWLLFWAPLSLVAAYMYYRAMPDAMTENLSTAVGTIAFAQYYNLLMYFAFGGVALTLIIAFIGIYKTKLLKPYLVIIPVITAMAYLGFFERVREFIRKPYVISQYMYSNLLLKDDYVVYKQDGILKHATYTSVNEVTEDNKVEAGKNVFIIACSRCHTAQGVNSVVYVFDRMYSGNGKPLNIDAMAAYMPNMHNGRTFMPEFPGNEKEAEALATYISYLQRTGDVLEGAQEEGVSINPNNTASALINKNK
- a CDS encoding TonB-dependent receptor; the protein is MKSQIATPVRQYGSGHEFRLQNKVSMSKYILFVLIFIGQFSFSQNITGTIKSQAGQVVPFANVSVLNSATGTVADKEGNFSLNLKKGNYQIQVTAVGFASKVQQLKATDQSQTVEVTLSANTQALDEVIVTADKVETNIQKTPIAITSLNAKQLENYRVWTITDLTALAPSTFTVEHGNTTGSNFLNIRGAMGFSNDQAVATYVDGVYQFDYFSAPLNFSNIERVEILRGPQGTLYGRNAFGGVLNVITKRPINQTSGFATMDFGNYGQQRYSVGFNAPLIKNKLFVNAGLQSNARGAIYSNPTLNTQDFDHHNAYTGNVNLKYLVSDKWTIDWNTRYENDKDKGGYPWAATYESAIANPYTAFGNWDNTERRTNFNTDLAVKYYGKDFNFTSISSFVDYHIWIPGRFDFDFTADRLISGTTWSKQNQLTQEFRFSSPANAGKLKWTAGSYLFGEKSKNGSTTYFDEDYALFDPNAPYSSISNGKRDAYGVAFFGQATYAFTPKFDVTVGARYDIEHRELTQNSEFEKDGVVMPVTEDSTVKKTFNAFTPKVILSNRLTENTMVYGSYAKGFRVGGFNFGSTTNPTYKPENSDNYEIGTKNNLWNNKLKLNLTAFYFQQKDQQVSTSQDGVNYATLNVGDMDNYGLELETSVIPVKNLQIDWTASTSHSEYKKLELFDAATNTVIDYKGNKAINNPAVLSMFAAQYDVPFSKSSQNFKAFIRGEYKYVGEYKLDFVNAYHQGSYNMLNARAGITSKHLDIALWARNLTDVRYMAFGYGAYMMGTPRMWGVTLTGKF
- a CDS encoding DJ-1/PfpI family protein, which encodes MRAIFINLMLLTLLFGCKENDNNDAPKKIEKLSENDKVIKSKITDTITAENHSEIMDMILGKPKQQIKSIGILVYDGVNDLDFSGPKYVLGQTGNKVQLIAIKPGNVTTVMGTQIVPNTTIDQVKQLDILVIPGGFKGTIEAAYNEKLHDWIRMIDKNSKYTCGVCTGVWVLGATGLLKDKFAVTNWYNEDKFLEKYGAKPAHKRYTNDGKYWTSAGVTAGMDMALAIVNDNWGEKYTQGIMLDMEYDPHPPIEGGTPEKTGFLVEWMMNAMYDAGVNPIVDSLEKVKKNKLKYK
- a CDS encoding DJ-1/PfpI family protein; this translates as MKSQIHELQKLNRISVSKKILYVILASITLFSCNNSAKENPEQKPATHEEIMSRLDKPKLNIKTVGILLYDNFSTMDAMGPYQVLSEMMGTQVFFVSKHKGIIKNSSGIKIQVDRDFSDTKNLDILLIPGGGTETLLLTKDTETLDWIRKIDKTTQFTTSVCNGAWILGATGLLKDKNATSHWYNAKEMLTMYGANFQQKRWVRDGKYWTSAGITAGIDMSLAIVQEVRGDNYLKITMLDLEYDPKPPLQGGSVTNTDKETVKMMKEM